A single window of Dermacentor albipictus isolate Rhodes 1998 colony chromosome 1, USDA_Dalb.pri_finalv2, whole genome shotgun sequence DNA harbors:
- the LOC135911011 gene encoding (Lyso)-N-acylphosphatidylethanolamine lipase-like isoform X4 — protein MLTSMIRLRYYKKTLLDMVRRILSYFLTVLTLRLRSFFCWCPSSKQSLDDAERRVLGSMGKQYSGYYVDVGRISDSPPRSSRVWTIQLEPDEEADGVLPLVLVHGYLCGAALWVLNLEALSHRRRVYAIDLLGFGKSSRPALSSDAGMAEAQLAQALEGWRCQMGLERFVLLGHSFGAFVASAYTLRRPEHVAHLILEDPWGFSESRVPDNAFQLLPWLVAAFTRGLKFFSRADICTLLRAGGMLGPPFLGVVLAHETNMFRKIVQDETAVVSYFYHCNVRRPTGEASVKALMHRFPWVKHPMVTRLVALPPEVGLTFIYGAHSFMGRKPAFAIRDARTQSFVQVHVLEDCGHNLHYEKPEEFCDVVNKACELVDERLHQKID, from the exons gtTGCGCTACTACAAGAAGACCCTGCTAGATATGGTGCGGCGCATACTCAGTTATTTCCTCACTGTGCTCACGCTGCGCCTACGCTCCTTCTTTTGCTGGTGCCCGTCGTCGAAGCAGAGTCTGGACGATGCCGAACGGCGAGTCCTTGGCT CGATGGGGAAACAATACAGCGGATACTACGTGGACGTGGGGCGCATCAGCGACAGCCCGCCGCGTAGCAGCCGCGTGTGGACGATCCAGCTGGAGCCGGACGAGGAAGCCGACGGGGTGCTGCCGCTAGTGCTCGTGCACGGCTACCTGTGCGGCGCGGCACTCTGGGTGCTCAATTTGGAGGCGTTGTCCCACCGCCGGCGTGTCTACGCCATCGACCTTCTCGGCTTCGGCAAAAGCTCGAGGCCCGCGCTGTCCAGCGATGCGGGGATGGCGGAGGCCCAACTCGCCCAAG CTCTGGAGGGGTGGCGTTGCCAGATGGGTCTGGAGCGGTTCGTGCTGCTGGGTCACAGCTTCGGCGCCTTCGTGGCATCCGCCTACACGCTACGGCGGCCCGAACACGTGGCTCACCTGATCCTCGAGGACCCGTGGGGATTCTCCGAGAGCCGCGTGCCCGACAATGCTTTTCAGTTGCTGCCCTGGCTCGTCGCCGCCTTCACACGTGGTCTCAAGTTCTTCAGCCGCGCCGACATTTGCACGTTGTTGCGCGCTGGAGGCATGCTCG GGCCTCCCTTTCTCGGGGTCGTGCTGGCGCACGAAACCAACATGTTCCGCAAAATTGTGCAGGACGAGACCGCCGTCGTCAGCTATTTCTACCACTGCAACGTGCGAAGACCCAC CGGCGAGGCTTCTGTGAAGGCGTTAATGCACAGGTTTCCGTGGGTGAAGCACCCGATGGTCACCAGGCTCGTGGCACTCCCACCCGAAGTAGGGCTCACCTTCATCTATGGCGCGCACAGCTTCATGGGTCGAAAGCCTGCATTCGCCATCCGCGATGCCAGAACACAGTCCTTCGTCCAAGTTCAC GTTCTTGAAGATTGTGGACACAACCTGCACTACGAGAAGCCAGAAGAGTTTTGCGACGTGGTCAACAAGGCGTGTGAACTTGTCGATGAGAGGCTACATCAGAAGATAGACTAA
- the LOC135911011 gene encoding (Lyso)-N-acylphosphatidylethanolamine lipase-like isoform X3, giving the protein MCENYGIAPAARPPGRKTTARRNVRNRLRYYKKTLLDMVRRILSYFLTVLTLRLRSFFCWCPSSKQSLDDAERRVLGSMGKQYSGYYVDVGRISDSPPRSSRVWTIQLEPDEEADGVLPLVLVHGYLCGAALWVLNLEALSHRRRVYAIDLLGFGKSSRPALSSDAGMAEAQLAQALEGWRCQMGLERFVLLGHSFGAFVASAYTLRRPEHVAHLILEDPWGFSESRVPDNAFQLLPWLVAAFTRGLKFFSRADICTLLRAGGMLGPPFLGVVLAHETNMFRKIVQDETAVVSYFYHCNVRRPTGEASVKALMHRFPWVKHPMVTRLVALPPEVGLTFIYGAHSFMGRKPAFAIRDARTQSFVQVHVLEDCGHNLHYEKPEEFCDVVNKACELVDERLHQKID; this is encoded by the exons gtTGCGCTACTACAAGAAGACCCTGCTAGATATGGTGCGGCGCATACTCAGTTATTTCCTCACTGTGCTCACGCTGCGCCTACGCTCCTTCTTTTGCTGGTGCCCGTCGTCGAAGCAGAGTCTGGACGATGCCGAACGGCGAGTCCTTGGCT CGATGGGGAAACAATACAGCGGATACTACGTGGACGTGGGGCGCATCAGCGACAGCCCGCCGCGTAGCAGCCGCGTGTGGACGATCCAGCTGGAGCCGGACGAGGAAGCCGACGGGGTGCTGCCGCTAGTGCTCGTGCACGGCTACCTGTGCGGCGCGGCACTCTGGGTGCTCAATTTGGAGGCGTTGTCCCACCGCCGGCGTGTCTACGCCATCGACCTTCTCGGCTTCGGCAAAAGCTCGAGGCCCGCGCTGTCCAGCGATGCGGGGATGGCGGAGGCCCAACTCGCCCAAG CTCTGGAGGGGTGGCGTTGCCAGATGGGTCTGGAGCGGTTCGTGCTGCTGGGTCACAGCTTCGGCGCCTTCGTGGCATCCGCCTACACGCTACGGCGGCCCGAACACGTGGCTCACCTGATCCTCGAGGACCCGTGGGGATTCTCCGAGAGCCGCGTGCCCGACAATGCTTTTCAGTTGCTGCCCTGGCTCGTCGCCGCCTTCACACGTGGTCTCAAGTTCTTCAGCCGCGCCGACATTTGCACGTTGTTGCGCGCTGGAGGCATGCTCG GGCCTCCCTTTCTCGGGGTCGTGCTGGCGCACGAAACCAACATGTTCCGCAAAATTGTGCAGGACGAGACCGCCGTCGTCAGCTATTTCTACCACTGCAACGTGCGAAGACCCAC CGGCGAGGCTTCTGTGAAGGCGTTAATGCACAGGTTTCCGTGGGTGAAGCACCCGATGGTCACCAGGCTCGTGGCACTCCCACCCGAAGTAGGGCTCACCTTCATCTATGGCGCGCACAGCTTCATGGGTCGAAAGCCTGCATTCGCCATCCGCGATGCCAGAACACAGTCCTTCGTCCAAGTTCAC GTTCTTGAAGATTGTGGACACAACCTGCACTACGAGAAGCCAGAAGAGTTTTGCGACGTGGTCAACAAGGCGTGTGAACTTGTCGATGAGAGGCTACATCAGAAGATAGACTAA
- the LOC135911011 gene encoding (Lyso)-N-acylphosphatidylethanolamine lipase-like isoform X2, translating into MCSARRRAGAERARRRDPEAPPYARFNWLRYYKKTLLDMVRRILSYFLTVLTLRLRSFFCWCPSSKQSLDDAERRVLGSMGKQYSGYYVDVGRISDSPPRSSRVWTIQLEPDEEADGVLPLVLVHGYLCGAALWVLNLEALSHRRRVYAIDLLGFGKSSRPALSSDAGMAEAQLAQALEGWRCQMGLERFVLLGHSFGAFVASAYTLRRPEHVAHLILEDPWGFSESRVPDNAFQLLPWLVAAFTRGLKFFSRADICTLLRAGGMLGPPFLGVVLAHETNMFRKIVQDETAVVSYFYHCNVRRPTGEASVKALMHRFPWVKHPMVTRLVALPPEVGLTFIYGAHSFMGRKPAFAIRDARTQSFVQVHVLEDCGHNLHYEKPEEFCDVVNKACELVDERLHQKID; encoded by the exons gtTGCGCTACTACAAGAAGACCCTGCTAGATATGGTGCGGCGCATACTCAGTTATTTCCTCACTGTGCTCACGCTGCGCCTACGCTCCTTCTTTTGCTGGTGCCCGTCGTCGAAGCAGAGTCTGGACGATGCCGAACGGCGAGTCCTTGGCT CGATGGGGAAACAATACAGCGGATACTACGTGGACGTGGGGCGCATCAGCGACAGCCCGCCGCGTAGCAGCCGCGTGTGGACGATCCAGCTGGAGCCGGACGAGGAAGCCGACGGGGTGCTGCCGCTAGTGCTCGTGCACGGCTACCTGTGCGGCGCGGCACTCTGGGTGCTCAATTTGGAGGCGTTGTCCCACCGCCGGCGTGTCTACGCCATCGACCTTCTCGGCTTCGGCAAAAGCTCGAGGCCCGCGCTGTCCAGCGATGCGGGGATGGCGGAGGCCCAACTCGCCCAAG CTCTGGAGGGGTGGCGTTGCCAGATGGGTCTGGAGCGGTTCGTGCTGCTGGGTCACAGCTTCGGCGCCTTCGTGGCATCCGCCTACACGCTACGGCGGCCCGAACACGTGGCTCACCTGATCCTCGAGGACCCGTGGGGATTCTCCGAGAGCCGCGTGCCCGACAATGCTTTTCAGTTGCTGCCCTGGCTCGTCGCCGCCTTCACACGTGGTCTCAAGTTCTTCAGCCGCGCCGACATTTGCACGTTGTTGCGCGCTGGAGGCATGCTCG GGCCTCCCTTTCTCGGGGTCGTGCTGGCGCACGAAACCAACATGTTCCGCAAAATTGTGCAGGACGAGACCGCCGTCGTCAGCTATTTCTACCACTGCAACGTGCGAAGACCCAC CGGCGAGGCTTCTGTGAAGGCGTTAATGCACAGGTTTCCGTGGGTGAAGCACCCGATGGTCACCAGGCTCGTGGCACTCCCACCCGAAGTAGGGCTCACCTTCATCTATGGCGCGCACAGCTTCATGGGTCGAAAGCCTGCATTCGCCATCCGCGATGCCAGAACACAGTCCTTCGTCCAAGTTCAC GTTCTTGAAGATTGTGGACACAACCTGCACTACGAGAAGCCAGAAGAGTTTTGCGACGTGGTCAACAAGGCGTGTGAACTTGTCGATGAGAGGCTACATCAGAAGATAGACTAA